A section of the Elizabethkingia anophelis R26 genome encodes:
- a CDS encoding AraC family transcriptional regulator: MTREFGMLNNLLREIIPLTPGDCFTIFTRVKSDFDFPLHSHEEIELNFIHNGKGAKRIIGDHISVIDDYELVMIGPNLPHMWETFEFEGKEMTEVTIQFHKDFLDDRFLNRNQMSCMRKMMELSSRGILFSKETVQKIMPRILDLNKKQGFDSVLELLSVLHDLSISKNMQTLSDNIFFNQESYNSRRIQRVMEYVNHNFHQNISLGEVAKLVNMTEMSFSRFFKRRTGITFMDSLLECRLGNACRMLIDTTQSVSEIAYHCGFNNISNFNRLFKKRKGCTPKEFRHDYNFYGNRKFI; the protein is encoded by the coding sequence ATGACTAGAGAATTTGGTATGCTTAATAATCTGCTCCGGGAAATAATACCTTTAACACCAGGTGATTGTTTTACAATTTTTACCCGTGTAAAGTCGGATTTCGACTTTCCATTACACAGTCATGAAGAAATAGAATTAAATTTTATTCATAATGGTAAAGGAGCCAAAAGGATTATAGGAGATCATATTTCCGTGATAGATGATTACGAACTTGTAATGATTGGTCCCAATTTACCACATATGTGGGAAACTTTTGAGTTTGAAGGAAAAGAAATGACAGAGGTAACGATTCAGTTTCATAAGGATTTTCTTGACGACCGTTTTCTGAACCGAAATCAAATGAGTTGTATGCGAAAGATGATGGAATTATCGTCCAGAGGAATACTATTTTCTAAAGAAACAGTTCAGAAGATAATGCCCAGAATATTAGATCTAAATAAGAAACAGGGATTTGATTCAGTTTTGGAGTTGCTGTCCGTCCTGCATGATCTTTCTATATCCAAAAATATGCAGACACTGTCTGATAATATCTTCTTCAATCAGGAGTCTTATAACAGTAGACGAATTCAGAGAGTAATGGAGTATGTAAACCATAATTTTCATCAGAATATCTCTTTAGGAGAAGTTGCTAAGCTTGTTAATATGACAGAAATGTCTTTTAGTCGTTTTTTCAAAAGGCGGACAGGTATTACATTTATGGATTCGTTATTAGAATGCAGGCTTGGAAATGCTTGCAGAATGCTGATTGATACAACTCAGTCTGTTTCAGAAATTGCTTATCACTGTGGTTTTAATAATATTTCCAACTTTAACAGGTTATTCAAAAAAAGAAAAGGCTGTACCCCTAAAGAGTTCCGGCATGATTACAATTTTTACGGAAACCGTAAATTTATCTGA
- a CDS encoding glycoside hydrolase family 130 protein: MSLYFKARKIALIEAYKRLIYKKNTKQNLGNGIYDRYQNPVLTAEHTPVFWKYDLNEKTNPYLMERFGINAVFNAGAIKLNDKYLVIARVEGNDRKSFFAVAESNNGTEGFRFRDYPITIPETDIPDTNIYDMRIVQHEDGWIYGLFCTERRDPEANPGDQSAAIAQCGIVRTKDLKDWERLQDLKTKSPQQRNVVLHPEFINGQYAFYTRPQDSFIEAGTGGGIGLGLSKSMENAEVTEEVVIDQKKYHTVYEAKNGLGPAPIKTEKGWLHLAHGVRNTAAGLRYVLYMFMTSLDDITKVIHKPAGYFMAPEAEERIGDVSNVVFSNGWIVDQDGSVFIYYASSDTRLHVATSTIDKLMDYVINTPEDGFRSATSVETLNTMIRNNLSAKR, encoded by the coding sequence ATGAGTTTATATTTTAAAGCAAGAAAAATAGCACTTATTGAAGCCTATAAACGACTTATTTATAAAAAAAATACAAAGCAAAATTTAGGTAACGGAATTTATGACAGGTATCAAAATCCTGTTCTTACAGCAGAACATACTCCGGTTTTCTGGAAATATGATCTTAATGAAAAAACTAACCCTTATTTGATGGAGCGTTTCGGTATAAATGCAGTATTTAACGCCGGAGCTATAAAGCTAAATGATAAATATCTGGTGATTGCAAGGGTAGAAGGGAACGACAGAAAATCCTTTTTCGCTGTAGCTGAAAGTAATAATGGCACAGAAGGTTTCCGATTCAGGGATTATCCGATTACAATTCCTGAAACTGATATACCGGATACTAATATCTATGACATGCGTATTGTGCAGCACGAAGACGGTTGGATATACGGGTTATTCTGTACAGAACGGAGAGATCCGGAAGCAAATCCCGGTGATCAGTCTGCTGCTATAGCACAATGTGGTATTGTACGAACAAAAGATTTAAAAGACTGGGAACGTTTACAGGATTTAAAAACAAAATCGCCACAGCAACGCAATGTCGTTCTGCATCCTGAATTTATAAATGGACAATACGCATTCTACACGCGCCCGCAGGATAGCTTTATAGAAGCCGGAACTGGTGGTGGAATAGGACTGGGACTGAGCAAAAGTATGGAAAATGCTGAAGTCACCGAAGAAGTAGTGATTGATCAGAAAAAGTACCATACAGTTTACGAAGCTAAAAACGGATTAGGCCCGGCACCTATAAAAACAGAAAAAGGATGGCTGCATCTGGCTCATGGTGTACGCAATACGGCTGCAGGTTTGCGCTATGTTCTCTATATGTTTATGACCAGCCTTGATGATATTACAAAGGTCATTCATAAACCCGCAGGTTACTTTATGGCTCCGGAAGCTGAAGAACGTATAGGTGATGTTTCTAACGTCGTATTTTCTAATGGCTGGATTGTTGACCAAGATGGTAGTGTTTTCATTTATTATGCCTCATCGGATACCCGTCTTCATGTTGCTACTTCAACCATTGATAAACTAATGGATTATGTAATCAATACTCCGGAAGATGGCTTCAGATCAGCAACATCCGTTGAAACACTCAATACCATGATCCGAAACAATTTATCCGCTAAAAGATAA
- a CDS encoding lysine N(6)-hydroxylase/L-ornithine N(5)-oxygenase family protein, protein MTQEKIYDIIGIGIGPFNLSMACLANPVKDLNTLFFDRSDRFDWHPGMMMQDTTLQIPFMADLVTMADPTSEFTFLNYIKEKGRIYSFYIRENFYLLRNEYNQYCQWAIEKLDNLRFSHNVEDIMYDEEQEIYLVKVYNKTEDTVESYRTRKIVLGTGTTPYMPSFFHPIKDLAVHSSEYLYKKKELQSRKAITIIGSGQSAAEIYYDLLQEIDVYGYELNWITRSTHFFQMEYNKLTLELTSPEYVDYFYNLPAEKRRALLKNQNSLYKGINESLINDIFDLLYTKRLTADIKTNLLTTSECVGAKYTKQGIIDLEFYHSEQEESFHFETDGLVLCTGYKYRLPAFLDGINDRIDWKSTEKFNVQRNYSIDKNANEIFVQNAELETHGFVTPDLGMGCYRNSYILREITGRDIYPVEQQIAFQKFGVYENLTKAQQYETSTSK, encoded by the coding sequence ATGACCCAGGAAAAAATATATGACATAATAGGAATAGGAATAGGTCCATTCAATCTCAGTATGGCTTGTCTTGCAAATCCTGTAAAAGATCTCAATACTTTATTTTTCGACCGCAGCGATCGTTTTGACTGGCACCCAGGTATGATGATGCAGGACACAACGCTACAAATACCATTCATGGCTGACCTGGTAACAATGGCCGATCCAACCAGCGAATTTACTTTTCTCAATTATATAAAGGAAAAGGGAAGAATCTATTCTTTCTATATCCGTGAGAATTTCTATCTCCTAAGAAACGAATACAATCAGTATTGTCAGTGGGCAATAGAAAAATTAGATAATCTCAGATTCAGCCATAATGTAGAAGATATTATGTATGATGAGGAACAGGAAATTTATCTGGTAAAAGTATATAACAAAACAGAAGATACCGTAGAGAGTTACAGAACAAGAAAAATTGTCCTTGGCACCGGAACAACTCCGTATATGCCATCATTTTTTCACCCGATAAAAGATCTCGCTGTACATTCATCTGAATATCTTTATAAAAAGAAAGAACTCCAGTCACGAAAAGCAATTACCATTATAGGAAGTGGTCAGAGTGCTGCCGAAATATATTATGATCTGTTACAGGAAATAGATGTTTACGGATATGAACTTAACTGGATCACAAGATCTACCCATTTCTTCCAGATGGAGTATAACAAACTCACTCTGGAGCTTACCTCTCCTGAATATGTTGATTATTTCTACAATCTTCCTGCTGAAAAAAGAAGAGCTCTATTAAAAAATCAAAATTCACTTTATAAAGGGATTAACGAAAGTCTGATCAATGATATTTTTGATTTGCTTTACACCAAAAGGCTGACTGCTGATATCAAAACCAATCTTTTAACCACTTCAGAATGCGTTGGTGCCAAATATACTAAGCAAGGAATTATTGATTTAGAGTTCTATCATTCCGAGCAGGAGGAAAGTTTCCATTTTGAAACTGATGGATTGGTGCTATGTACAGGTTACAAATACCGATTACCAGCTTTCTTAGACGGCATTAATGATCGGATAGACTGGAAATCCACTGAAAAATTCAATGTACAACGCAATTACAGCATTGACAAAAATGCCAATGAGATCTTTGTTCAGAATGCAGAACTGGAAACTCATGGCTTTGTAACACCGGATCTAGGCATGGGATGCTATAGAAATTCCTATATCCTGAGAGAGATTACCGGCAGGGATATTTATCCTGTGGAACAACAGATTGCATTTCAGAAATTCGGAGTATATGAAAACTTAACCAAAGCACAACAATATGAAACCAGTACTTCAAAGTAA
- a CDS encoding pyridoxal phosphate-dependent decarboxylase family protein has product METKLETIPYRKVLKGHSSEYMDIFHGTPENIIYYQQTVQDTLEVITNFLQTRHTPLGDTSVQRNRNKMNLVDINNGETISVKECLSELCDIYINDATAFHHSSYVAHLNCPILIPTLAAEMIISSINSSMDTWDQSLGATTIELRLIEWMGKKMKYPEGFDGVFTSGGTLSNLMALLIARDAYIKKNYNIIPDQHGLPAEAKKFRIFCSEKSHFSLNKGASILGLGKDAIISVPVDQDYKMDIRKLEELLYEERGKGNLPIAIVGTAGTTDFGSIDPLPELSRIAQENGMWFHVDAAYGGGLLLSNQHRSKLTGLENADSCTIDLHKTFFQPISASMFLMRDHNNVSFIQYYADYLNPKDQETSGVPNLVKKSLQTTRRFDALKFWFTLRTVGEEKLGSYIDEIIDLTKEVYYLLNEYENFETLNSPEISALVFRYAPPGFPEDRLTELNQKIKQSVFDSGKAMVAGTKVNKQFYLKFTLLNPMTTIDEIQKIINLIQETGEEQSKNLI; this is encoded by the coding sequence ATGGAAACAAAACTCGAAACAATACCTTATCGAAAGGTATTGAAAGGACACAGCTCCGAATACATGGATATCTTCCATGGGACACCCGAAAATATAATCTATTACCAGCAAACAGTACAAGACACACTTGAGGTAATTACAAATTTTTTGCAGACCCGACATACGCCATTAGGGGATACTTCTGTTCAGCGTAATAGAAACAAAATGAATCTTGTAGATATTAACAACGGCGAAACAATATCTGTAAAAGAATGTCTTTCCGAATTATGCGATATCTACATCAATGATGCAACTGCATTTCATCACAGTTCTTATGTCGCACATCTTAACTGTCCAATATTAATTCCCACTTTGGCAGCAGAAATGATTATCAGTTCCATCAACAGCTCCATGGATACGTGGGATCAGAGTCTTGGCGCCACGACAATAGAACTCCGACTTATTGAATGGATGGGAAAAAAAATGAAATATCCTGAGGGGTTCGATGGAGTATTTACCAGCGGAGGAACACTGTCCAACCTAATGGCATTACTAATTGCAAGAGATGCCTATATCAAGAAAAATTATAATATCATACCTGATCAGCATGGTCTTCCTGCAGAAGCAAAAAAATTCAGAATATTCTGCTCAGAAAAAAGTCACTTTAGCTTAAATAAAGGAGCCAGCATACTGGGACTTGGTAAAGATGCGATTATCAGTGTCCCGGTAGATCAGGATTATAAAATGGATATCCGAAAACTGGAAGAACTCTTGTATGAAGAAAGAGGAAAAGGCAACTTACCAATTGCAATTGTGGGTACTGCAGGAACAACAGACTTTGGATCTATAGATCCGCTTCCGGAACTCAGCAGAATTGCTCAGGAAAACGGAATGTGGTTCCATGTAGATGCAGCATACGGTGGAGGTTTATTACTAAGCAATCAGCACCGCAGCAAATTAACTGGTCTGGAAAACGCTGACTCCTGTACTATTGACTTGCACAAAACATTCTTTCAACCAATAAGTGCCAGCATGTTTTTGATGCGCGATCACAACAATGTTAGTTTCATTCAGTATTATGCAGACTACCTAAATCCAAAAGATCAGGAAACTTCTGGTGTTCCGAATCTGGTAAAAAAATCATTGCAAACGACAAGAAGATTCGATGCACTAAAATTCTGGTTTACACTAAGAACCGTTGGAGAAGAAAAGCTAGGCAGTTATATAGACGAGATTATTGATCTGACAAAAGAAGTTTATTATTTGCTAAATGAATATGAAAATTTCGAAACTCTGAACAGCCCCGAAATCAGTGCTCTGGTTTTCCGATATGCTCCGCCAGGTTTTCCTGAAGACAGATTAACAGAACTAAATCAGAAAATAAAACAGTCAGTCTTTGACAGTGGTAAAGCGATGGTAGCCGGAACCAAGGTAAACAAACAATTCTACCTGAAATTTACACTTCTCAATCCCATGACCACAATTGATGAAATACAAAAAATAATAAATCTGATCCAGGAAACAGGAGAGGAACAATCTAAAAACCTTATATAA
- a CDS encoding GNAT family N-acetyltransferase, producing MKPVLQSKACFSKNIEGLGSFELFPLDLDEHVPIIHNWVNQKYAEYWQMLDTTTKQVYEAYEYLLAQKDYYICMGYFEGEPCFLLECYHPKHVLSKFYNVEDSDCGMHILVAPPDKKIKSFTWNIFQTIMEFLFSDHRIQRVVVEPDVRNVKVHKLNRKAGFTRYKKIQLLEKEAYLEFCTREQFKNALQNQII from the coding sequence ATGAAACCAGTACTTCAAAGTAAAGCTTGTTTTTCCAAAAATATAGAAGGATTGGGCAGCTTTGAACTTTTTCCTCTGGATTTGGATGAGCATGTTCCCATTATTCATAACTGGGTAAATCAGAAATATGCTGAATACTGGCAAATGCTTGATACTACTACAAAGCAAGTTTATGAAGCCTATGAATATCTTTTAGCACAAAAGGATTATTACATCTGTATGGGATATTTTGAAGGTGAGCCATGTTTTTTACTGGAATGCTATCATCCTAAACATGTCCTGAGCAAATTTTATAACGTTGAAGATTCAGATTGTGGTATGCATATATTGGTGGCACCACCAGACAAAAAGATAAAATCTTTCACATGGAATATATTTCAGACCATTATGGAGTTTTTATTCTCTGATCACAGAATTCAACGGGTTGTAGTAGAACCTGATGTCAGAAATGTGAAAGTTCATAAACTTAACCGAAAGGCCGGATTTACACGCTACAAAAAAATACAACTACTGGAAAAAGAAGCATATCTGGAGTTTTGCACCAGAGAACAATTTAAAAACGCTCTACAAAATCAAATAATATGA
- a CDS encoding tetratricopeptide repeat protein yields the protein MKTLSEIEQLLADGDIEEAKLAVHQLYNENPNDTDILHLFIQTEWAWVMENQPESAYIQNNILPYIQKLIQLENDNAMKSQLLSYLDFQNLVIPEEDVLRYLEDLKNDPAYEALATDLYIHYYDVNERHEELLQWIDYGLDNYKKWAPDSRDLQDAEMSKYLFHKFRYLKYHNAPAADILHLISRNMHNILLFNEFQYFELADFIYENSDYHLLGKILCKVTELENTDEEVHNELALWERRIDKILRNGFEDEKLMYFVLLIQKNYGELNDISEADHLENCQFYIAEYPNSKWPFHFAGTIKFNEQRYEEALTYFNEALQLGGNSTALYRWIISYYFVNGVLPALAFSVNDIPNEWYNNGVCISEFLDEHKLSGNQEASEVLELFYLNAYKGLEDYFYENRYESHPYTTPHLWAMCCNNLAIAYIGTGELEKAEAAAVKGLELSEFYELHDTLATIYEKLDNFEGARDQYGILTYEYGPECFDEFRYLHYEAKRIKYATILGELENPMEVLKERLKNYEAYVDRHGVTEENSVQLYNLSNALDLGLSHLVQDHSNAEKIEFWNQFTVEFPQNSNPYYMLMQAYNEEGKYKEAVESGERFLELKNPDWLYETDKIKTYYQIGKNASFINDHQKACNYLSEILPVLRENEFMQDSEGTLLFYLVQSSQHVRSAEETIKWAEEHEASYDKFGYDRDEDWAMIEVLKSQQLMNQKKRDEALENVQKVLSVFPDDERALILQKELNKKGGFFSKWF from the coding sequence ATGAAAACATTATCAGAAATAGAACAGCTGCTTGCTGACGGAGATATCGAAGAGGCAAAACTTGCTGTTCACCAATTATACAACGAAAATCCTAACGATACTGACATTCTGCATTTGTTCATTCAAACCGAATGGGCGTGGGTAATGGAGAATCAGCCTGAATCAGCTTATATTCAAAATAATATACTGCCATATATTCAAAAACTCATACAACTGGAGAATGACAATGCTATGAAATCTCAGCTTTTATCTTATCTGGATTTTCAAAATCTTGTTATTCCGGAAGAAGATGTTTTGCGCTATCTTGAAGATCTGAAAAATGATCCGGCATATGAAGCCCTGGCGACAGATCTTTACATTCATTATTACGATGTGAACGAAAGACATGAAGAGTTGTTACAGTGGATTGATTACGGATTGGATAACTATAAGAAATGGGCACCAGATTCCAGAGATCTTCAGGATGCTGAAATGTCTAAATATCTTTTTCATAAATTCAGATACCTGAAATATCATAATGCTCCTGCTGCTGATATTTTGCATTTGATCAGCAGAAATATGCATAATATTTTACTTTTTAATGAATTCCAGTATTTTGAGTTAGCAGATTTTATATATGAGAACTCAGATTATCACTTGCTTGGGAAAATATTATGTAAGGTTACAGAATTAGAAAATACAGATGAGGAGGTGCACAATGAGCTCGCACTTTGGGAAAGACGTATAGACAAAATCCTTAGAAATGGTTTTGAGGATGAAAAACTAATGTATTTTGTGCTTCTTATTCAAAAAAATTATGGTGAACTTAATGACATCTCTGAAGCAGATCATTTAGAAAACTGCCAGTTTTATATTGCAGAATATCCTAACTCCAAATGGCCATTCCATTTTGCAGGGACTATAAAGTTTAATGAACAGAGGTATGAAGAGGCACTAACCTATTTCAATGAAGCATTGCAATTAGGAGGTAATTCGACAGCACTCTACAGATGGATAATATCCTATTATTTTGTGAATGGTGTACTTCCGGCTCTAGCCTTTTCCGTGAACGACATTCCAAACGAGTGGTATAACAATGGAGTATGTATATCGGAATTCTTAGACGAACATAAGCTTTCAGGTAATCAGGAAGCTTCGGAAGTACTGGAATTATTCTATCTGAATGCCTACAAAGGATTAGAAGATTATTTCTATGAAAACCGCTATGAAAGCCATCCTTATACAACTCCGCATCTTTGGGCGATGTGTTGTAACAACCTTGCAATAGCTTATATCGGAACCGGAGAATTGGAAAAAGCAGAAGCTGCAGCAGTAAAAGGACTTGAACTTTCTGAGTTCTATGAACTGCACGATACTTTGGCTACAATATATGAGAAGTTAGATAATTTTGAAGGTGCCAGAGATCAGTATGGAATATTAACGTATGAATACGGACCTGAATGCTTTGATGAATTCAGATACCTGCATTATGAGGCTAAGAGAATAAAGTATGCTACAATATTAGGCGAACTAGAAAATCCAATGGAAGTTTTGAAGGAGCGTCTGAAAAATTACGAAGCTTATGTAGACAGACATGGCGTAACTGAAGAAAACTCGGTTCAACTTTATAACCTGTCTAATGCATTGGATCTTGGTTTATCACATTTGGTACAGGATCATAGTAATGCCGAAAAAATTGAATTCTGGAATCAATTTACTGTTGAATTCCCTCAGAATTCTAATCCTTATTACATGCTGATGCAGGCTTATAATGAAGAAGGAAAATATAAAGAGGCTGTTGAAAGTGGAGAACGTTTTCTGGAATTGAAAAATCCGGATTGGCTATATGAAACTGACAAAATAAAAACATATTACCAGATTGGTAAAAATGCATCTTTTATCAATGATCACCAAAAAGCCTGCAACTACTTATCAGAAATATTACCAGTTCTGAGAGAAAACGAATTTATGCAGGATTCGGAAGGTACACTCTTGTTTTATCTGGTACAAAGCAGCCAGCATGTAAGAAGTGCTGAGGAAACCATTAAATGGGCTGAAGAGCATGAAGCTTCTTATGATAAATTCGGATATGACCGCGATGAAGACTGGGCGATGATAGAAGTGCTGAAATCTCAGCAGTTAATGAACCAAAAGAAAAGAGATGAAGCTTTAGAAAATGTGCAAAAAGTACTTTCTGTTTTTCCGGACGATGAACGTGCCTTAATCCTTCAGAAAGAACTGAATAAAAAAGGCGGATTCTTTTCAAAATGGTTCTGA
- a CDS encoding MFS transporter, giving the protein MNEKIRVKEKLAYGLGDAASSMFWKIFSMYLLFFYTDVFGITAATAGTMFLVTKVWDAFFDPVVGLISDRVSTRWGKFRPFLVWMVLPFAIMGIFTFFRPDFSENGRLVYAYITYSVMMMVYSLINVPYASLLGVISSDPKERTALASYRMVFAFIGSLIALWLIEPLVKIFGDGTLTSAMGWVYAMVVFGIIASILFLLCFAGTKERITPVKENNSTLKNDLKDLFANKPWWILLGAGVATLLFNTIRDGVAIYYFKYYLNKTDTDIISFFGMQMSLTTAYLVLGQAANIIGVVAATPVANKIGKKKTFFFAMLFAAIFSILFYFLEKSSISEILVLQFIISICAGSIFPLLWSMYADTADYSEWKQGRRATGLVFSASSMSQKLGWAIGGWASGSLLAFFGFQANVLQTTFAQTGIKLMLSLLPATAAIISMLFILFYPLHEKQMKIIEQDLEQKRN; this is encoded by the coding sequence ATGAATGAAAAAATAAGAGTGAAAGAAAAGCTTGCCTATGGATTAGGTGATGCAGCCTCATCTATGTTCTGGAAGATTTTCAGCATGTATTTATTATTCTTTTATACCGATGTATTTGGTATTACTGCAGCTACTGCCGGCACCATGTTTTTGGTGACAAAAGTATGGGATGCTTTTTTTGATCCTGTAGTCGGACTTATATCAGACCGTGTCTCTACCAGATGGGGAAAGTTTCGCCCATTTTTGGTTTGGATGGTTTTACCATTTGCCATAATGGGCATTTTTACATTTTTCAGACCGGATTTTAGCGAAAACGGAAGGCTCGTTTATGCCTATATTACTTATTCGGTAATGATGATGGTTTATTCCCTTATCAATGTACCGTACGCCTCATTACTCGGAGTTATATCTTCAGATCCTAAAGAACGTACAGCTCTGGCTTCTTACAGAATGGTTTTTGCCTTCATAGGCAGTCTTATCGCATTATGGCTGATAGAACCTTTGGTAAAAATCTTCGGAGACGGAACCCTTACATCTGCTATGGGTTGGGTATATGCAATGGTTGTTTTTGGTATCATAGCTTCAATCTTATTTTTATTATGCTTTGCGGGGACTAAAGAACGCATAACTCCTGTAAAAGAAAATAACTCTACATTAAAGAATGATCTGAAAGATCTTTTCGCAAACAAGCCATGGTGGATATTATTAGGTGCAGGCGTTGCTACTTTATTATTTAATACAATAAGAGATGGTGTTGCCATTTATTACTTCAAGTATTACCTAAACAAAACAGATACAGATATAATTTCCTTTTTCGGAATGCAAATGTCACTTACAACCGCATATCTTGTATTGGGACAGGCCGCAAATATTATTGGTGTTGTTGCAGCAACTCCTGTAGCCAATAAAATTGGCAAAAAGAAAACATTTTTCTTTGCAATGCTTTTCGCAGCCATTTTCAGTATACTTTTTTACTTTTTAGAAAAAAGCAGCATCAGCGAGATATTAGTCCTCCAGTTTATTATCAGTATTTGTGCGGGCAGTATATTTCCCTTATTGTGGTCTATGTATGCAGACACAGCCGATTATTCAGAATGGAAACAGGGCAGAAGGGCTACCGGCCTTGTATTCTCAGCATCTTCGATGTCTCAGAAACTGGGATGGGCTATTGGCGGATGGGCGAGTGGTTCCTTATTAGCATTCTTCGGATTTCAGGCAAATGTTTTACAGACAACTTTTGCACAGACAGGGATTAAACTAATGCTGAGTCTGTTACCTGCCACTGCAGCAATTATCTCGATGCTTTTCATTCTTTTTTATCCTTTACACGAAAAGCAAATGAAGATTATAGAACAGGACCTTGAACAAAAACGAAACTAG